From Drosophila nasuta strain 15112-1781.00 chromosome X, ASM2355853v1, whole genome shotgun sequence, one genomic window encodes:
- the LOC132796581 gene encoding mucin-19 has protein sequence MDALRLRGSPFVRFGSGSGGGHGPGQAQAHGHGHGIQQQEPLIVVEESNLPEELEPESSETFSNRASLDIDSPVNPYLLSPWRDPREARKHSLPSQQVTEGITASQVRRLSERGGEGSGPSPKEAAFLATLSQAPAPSGRRHSVVTISKVPTTLFGRSRRESVAAYPSVNGSSRVLNSRRESNTGPPSTDPIGSIHNLQLDIMDDIYLQSRKARLKLWTSSNEKVCEVQTVDEAGTGAPGRRYTNRRYSECPQPGSVGVGIGSGGGGGGGVSAFRRASEHPHPNAPSISPQPPSARASTRRKKSGSGLGLLGSRSDIAGIFSSLTGNSSSATDTHRPDPDGSSSSSAATGNSASSPFLSNTFQQAARGRTTSATPTPSGSGQSSNLLLDPNAGRSTRSNSFDVSILNNAKQLVSEAQDNSSAAISGWFGGKRQTPQTPVARKKSVRSKSSAMALSKDMLERLQKKDPLGGDSGKPKLKPRSKQKKSWADTTKANIVDATILGTAIEGFLRKSSNASMAGGSSSSASAGASTSTGLRSGAAGGSGAKGAIPKDSGGASGSSAGGSSAGRARSRQSAASAAQSQAGRAMRSTLNWFSKGDEDDSKDTCDASLCATLKDLFVK, from the exons ATGG ATGCGCTACGCTTGCGTGGTTCCCCATTTGTTCGCTTCGGCTCAGGCTCTGGCGGCGGTCATGGTCCAGGACAGGCACAAGCACATGGACACGGACATGGCATACAACAACAGGAGCCACTCATTGTGGTCGAGGAATCAAATCTACCCGAAGAACTTGAGCCCGAGAGCTCGGAGACATTCTCAAATCGCGCCAGTCTCGACATTGACTCACCGGTCAATCCATATCTGCTCTCGCCATGGCGCGATCCGCGCGAGGCACGCAAACACTCGTTGCCCTCGCAACAGGTCACCGAAGGCATCACCGCCAGCCAGGTGCGACGACTCTCGGAACGCGGCGGCGAAGGCTCCGGTCCATCTCCCAAAGAGGCCGCCTTCCTGGCCACACTCTCACAGGCGCCGGCTCCGTCTGGCCGACGGCATTCGGTTGTCACCATCTCGAAGGTCCCCACCACGCTCTTTGGACGCTCTCGCCGCGAATCTGTTGCCGCCTATCCGTCAGTCAATGG GAGCAGTCGCGTGTTGAATTCACGTCGAGAGAGCAACACAGGACCGCCGTCAACGGATCCGATTGGCAGCATACACAATCTGCAGCTGGACATCATGGACGACATCTACTTGCAGTCGCGCAAGGCGCGTTTGAAGCTCTGGACGTCGAGCAACGAGAAGGTGTGCGAAGTGCAGACCGTGGACGAAGCCGGAACCGGAGCTCCTGGCAGACGTTACACCAATCGCCGTTACTCCGAGTGTCCGCAGCCCGGcagcgttggcgttggcattggcagcggcggcggtggAGGTGGAGGCGTGAGTGCATTTCGTCGCGCCTCCGAGCATCCGCATCCGAATGCGCCAAGCATCTCGCCGCAGCCGCCATCGGCGCGGGCCTCGACACGTCGCAAGAAATCGGGCAGCGGTCTCGGGTTGCTCGGCAGTCGCAGCGATATTGCTGGCATCTTTAGCTCACTCACAGGCAACTCTTCGTCGGCTACGGACACACATCGCCCCGATCCGGATGGCTCGTCCAGTTCATCGGCAGCCACCGGCAACAGTGCGAGCAGCCCGTTCTTGAGCAACACATTCCAGCAGGCGGCACGTGGACGCACCACgagtgccacgcccacaccgAGTGGCAGCGGACAATCGTCGAATCTGCTGCTCGATCCGAATGCCGGACGTTCGACGCGTTCGAATAGCTTTGACGTATCCATTTTGAACAATGCCAAGCAGCTGGTCAGCGAGGCGCAGGACAACAGTTCGGCGGCCATTTCGGGTTGGTTTGGGGGCAAGCGGCAGACGCCGCAGACACCGGTGGCACGGAAGAAGAGTGTGCGCAGCAAGAGCAGCGCCATGGCGCTGTCGAAGGACATGCTCGAGCGGCTGCAGAAGAAGGATCCGCTTGGCGGCGACTCGGGCAAACCGAAGTTGAAGCCGCGCAGCAAGCAGAAGAAGAGCTGGGCGGACACCACCAAGGCGAACATTGTGGATGCCACCATTTTGGGCACAGCCATCGAGGGTTTCCTCCGCAAGAGCTCCAATGCCAGCATGGCCGGTGGCAGCAGCTCCTCCGCATCCGCTGGCGCCTCCACATCGACGGGCCTGCGTTCGGGTGCCGCGGGTGGCAGCGGTGCCAAGGGTGCCATACCCAAGGACTCGGGCGGGGCAAGTGGCAGCTCGGCTGGCGGCAGCTCCGCTGGACGTGCGCGCAGTCGTCAGTCGGCTGCCAGCGCGGCTCAGTCGCAGGCTGGACGCGCTATGCGCTCCACGCTCAACTGGTTTAGTAAGGGCGATGAGGATGACTCGAAGGACACTTGCGATGCTTCGCTGTGCGCCACGCTCAAGGATCTCTTTGTCAAATAG